Genomic segment of Streptomyces sp. NA02950:
GCCATCGGTTCTGCGCTGCTTGCGCGCCGCATGCGGCGGTGAGGCGGTTCAGTCCCGGGTGCCCGTTGCCGGTGCGCCACAGCAGTGACCAGGCGTACAGCGGCGTGGGGTTGACCAGGGGGACGGAGCGCACCCCTGGGACCTCCGGCAGGGGGACGTCGGCGGGCAGCAGCGAGAATCGACGCGGGTCGCCGGCCACCTCTTCGAGGAAGTGGGTGAGCCCCAGGTTGACGCTCGTGGCAGTGTGCCGGATGTCGAATCCGTCGGCGAACTGGTGGAGGAAGTCGAGTCGGTCCAGCGCAGCTGGTGCCCAGAGCACGCTGCCGCTCAACTGCTCGGGTCTCAGGGTTGCTGCGGCTGCAAGTCGATGGTCCGCGCTCAGTACGGCGTCCACTGGTTCGAGGCGGACGAGGCGGTGTGCCAGCCCGGGGTGCAGCGGGGGGTGGACCCGGCCGAAGGCCGCGTCGACATCGCCGTGCAGGAGGGCCGCCGTCACCGATGGCAGATCGCGCCCGTGCCCCAGCACCAGCTCTCCGGCCCGGCCGGCGACCTGGGTCAGTGTCCGCATCGGCGCGTAGAGGTGTCCCCAGACGTCGACGCGCAGCGGACGGTCCTTGCCGATCGCCGCCGCGACCGCGGCGTCGGCGGTGGCGAGCGTCTGCCGGGCCGGCGGAAGGAAGCGCTCTCCAGTCTCGGTGAGGCGTACGCCGTTGCCGCCGCGCTGGAAAAGCTCGGTGCCGAGCAGAGATTCCAGCCGCGCGATTCTCTTGGACAGCGCCTGCTGGGAGATGGCGAGTGTCCCTGCCGCCCGCCCGAAATGCAGTTCCTCGGCGGCGCGCACGAAAGCACGCACCTGCCCCAGGTCGAGATCCATGTTCGCCACCATAGGTGACAACCAACGGTTGTCAGCCTCGTCCGTTCGTTGTTGGATCCCGGGGTGGCTGTGGAGGTTGCATCCTCAGCGTGCAAAGACTCATTCCCACAGGGGACGCGGCGCTTCCCGTCGCCTTCACGGAGGCACCGCAGCCCGTCCTGGAGCCCGGTGAGGCACTGGTCAAGGTCGAGGCGTTCGCGCTGAACCGGGGCG
This window contains:
- a CDS encoding LysR family transcriptional regulator yields the protein MDLDLGQVRAFVRAAEELHFGRAAGTLAISQQALSKRIARLESLLGTELFQRGGNGVRLTETGERFLPPARQTLATADAAVAAAIGKDRPLRVDVWGHLYAPMRTLTQVAGRAGELVLGHGRDLPSVTAALLHGDVDAAFGRVHPPLHPGLAHRLVRLEPVDAVLSADHRLAAAATLRPEQLSGSVLWAPAALDRLDFLHQFADGFDIRHTATSVNLGLTHFLEEVAGDPRRFSLLPADVPLPEVPGVRSVPLVNPTPLYAWSLLWRTGNGHPGLNRLTAACGAQAAQNRWLEYDPAHDWLPEPPAVNGGAEPAGHVSRETSRSR